In Armatimonas rosea, a single genomic region encodes these proteins:
- a CDS encoding AAA family ATPase codes for MAEPFLREITPGNLLSFGPNPEPIKLNQLNILIGANGSGKSNLIEVIHVLRSTPINLRKAFSPGFADWIWKGNPTESPELSAIIRYDAADKKFDLVHSLRFDSERPFVEIENEVIGIPYRNDDESTFYTRDGNIAILRSASGDDELVNEPLLKDSSILYQRQDPKRLPELYFLTQKYKFIRIYREWQFGRNSELRESHKTDLRHEVLEEDFSNLAMYLNYLRSFPPVRRKLIEKLQNVFAGITDFDVSVVGGTAQLYLIEGDYRIPATRLSDGTLRYLCLLAILCNPEPQPLICLEEPELGLHPDLLSGLVDLIKECSERTQMIVTTHSEFIVDGFSENPECVVVVDKEDGITKMKRLSHDSLKVWLEEYSLGQLWNRGQIGGTRW; via the coding sequence GTGGCGGAACCGTTTCTGCGCGAGATTACTCCCGGAAACCTACTCTCCTTCGGCCCAAACCCGGAGCCTATCAAGCTCAATCAGCTCAATATCCTGATTGGAGCCAACGGCTCCGGTAAGTCCAACCTCATTGAAGTCATCCACGTCCTCCGCTCCACTCCAATAAATTTAAGGAAAGCTTTCAGCCCTGGATTTGCAGATTGGATTTGGAAGGGGAATCCGACTGAATCGCCAGAACTAAGTGCCATTATTCGTTACGATGCTGCCGATAAAAAGTTTGATCTTGTACACTCGTTACGATTTGACTCAGAAAGGCCGTTTGTTGAGATAGAGAACGAAGTTATAGGGATACCTTATAGAAACGACGACGAGAGCACATTTTATACACGAGATGGAAATATTGCGATTCTGAGAAGTGCTTCTGGTGATGATGAATTGGTAAATGAACCTTTGCTAAAAGATTCATCAATTTTATATCAAAGACAAGACCCGAAAAGGCTTCCTGAACTGTATTTTTTGACTCAGAAATATAAATTTATTCGGATTTATCGTGAATGGCAATTTGGAAGAAATAGTGAGTTGCGGGAATCTCATAAAACGGATTTACGGCATGAGGTTTTAGAGGAAGATTTCTCGAATTTGGCGATGTATCTGAATTACCTCCGAAGCTTTCCACCGGTTCGGCGGAAGCTGATTGAGAAACTTCAGAATGTCTTTGCGGGGATTACGGATTTTGATGTTTCCGTTGTCGGTGGGACGGCGCAGCTTTATCTGATCGAGGGGGACTATCGTATCCCGGCGACGCGGCTTTCGGATGGGACGCTTCGGTATCTGTGTCTGCTGGCGATTCTGTGTAACCCGGAGCCACAGCCGCTGATTTGCTTGGAGGAGCCGGAACTGGGGTTGCACCCGGACTTGCTCTCTGGCTTGGTTGATCTCATTAAGGAATGTTCCGAGAGAACCCAGATGATTGTCACGACACACTCAGAGTTTATTGTGGATGGCTTTTCAGAGAATCCAGAATGCGTTGTTGTCGTTGATAAAGAAGATGGGATCACCAAAATGAAACGCCTAAGCCATGACTCTCTCAAAGTTTGGCTGGAA